From a single Okeanomitos corallinicola TIOX110 genomic region:
- a CDS encoding 1-acyl-sn-glycerol-3-phosphate acyltransferase, producing MSFFMYQAQPPLEFIPPAFNPLLLKFVHLLLPAWLQWKTSINTIEAENVEILANLYHQFQDRKIRFMLAFRHPKIDDPFCLTYLFSQLLPKLAQQQNINLEYPIHTHFIYDRGIPLWAGKHIGWLAANLGATPIQRGKADWTGLRSARDLYINGKFPMAAAPEGATNGLSEIISPLEPGIAQMGFWCAEDLQKAGRKEQVFILPIGIKYSYINEPWAEISNLLTELETASGLNIASTNNPNSFEVLYSRLLSLAENLLSIMEQFYTKFYHQTLPDKKITNGEISDRNEALAYRLQSVMNIALFIAEQYFDLSSRGNWNDRCRRVEQAGWNYIFREDFKEIKSISMIEKHLGDRIAEEAYFRMWHMRLVESFVAVSGTYIQARPTVERFAEMTLLLWDMVNKIKGSYPAKRPELGKQKAKITVGEPISVSERYPSYKTNRVAARKAVTDLTSDLQQVLEKLVV from the coding sequence ATCTCCTTTTTTATGTATCAAGCGCAACCACCCCTAGAATTCATTCCCCCAGCTTTTAACCCGTTGTTGTTAAAATTTGTGCATCTACTATTACCAGCCTGGTTACAATGGAAAACTTCTATTAACACAATTGAAGCGGAAAATGTAGAAATATTAGCAAATCTTTATCATCAATTTCAAGATCGTAAAATTCGCTTTATGCTGGCTTTTCGTCATCCCAAAATAGATGATCCATTTTGTTTAACTTATTTATTTTCTCAACTTTTACCTAAACTAGCTCAACAGCAAAATATAAATTTAGAATATCCCATTCATACCCATTTTATCTATGATCGGGGTATTCCTTTATGGGCAGGTAAACATATTGGTTGGTTAGCAGCAAATTTAGGTGCAACTCCTATTCAAAGGGGTAAAGCTGACTGGACTGGTTTACGTTCTGCACGGGATTTATATATTAATGGTAAATTTCCTATGGCTGCTGCGCCAGAAGGTGCTACAAATGGTTTATCAGAAATTATTAGTCCTCTAGAACCTGGCATTGCCCAAATGGGTTTTTGGTGTGCGGAAGATTTACAAAAAGCTGGGAGAAAAGAGCAGGTTTTTATTCTCCCCATCGGTATTAAATATAGTTATATAAATGAACCTTGGGCGGAAATTTCTAATTTATTAACTGAGTTAGAAACTGCTAGTGGGTTAAATATTGCATCAACAAATAATCCAAATTCTTTTGAAGTATTATATTCACGGTTATTGAGTTTAGCTGAAAATTTGTTATCTATAATGGAGCAGTTTTATACAAAATTCTATCACCAGACTTTACCAGATAAAAAAATTACCAATGGTGAAATAAGTGATAGAAATGAAGCCTTAGCCTATCGCTTACAATCTGTAATGAATATTGCCTTATTCATTGCTGAACAATATTTTGATTTATCATCTAGAGGTAATTGGAATGATAGATGTAGAAGAGTAGAACAAGCGGGATGGAATTATATTTTTAGGGAAGATTTCAAGGAAATTAAATCAATTTCAATGATTGAAAAACATCTAGGAGATAGAATTGCGGAGGAAGCTTATTTTCGGATGTGGCATATGAGATTAGTAGAGAGTTTTGTGGCTGTTTCTGGTACGTATATCCAGGCAAGACCCACCGTAGAAAGATTCGCAGAAATGACTTTATTGTTATGGGATATGGTGAATAAAATTAAGGGTTCTTATCCGGCAAAACGTCCCGAATTAGGTAAACAAAAAGCGAAAATTACTGTGGGTGAACCTATTTCTGTTTCTGAACGTTATCCTAGTTATAAAACTAATCGGGTAGCTGCTAGAAAAGCGGTAACAGACTTAACCAGTGACTTGCAGCAGGTGTTAGAAAAGTTAGTTGTTTAG
- a CDS encoding energy-coupling factor ABC transporter permease, protein MAVVSFYLVVGFPKPAYAMHIMEGFLPIEWAIFWWVVALPFFVLGLLRLNRITKANPELKLLLGLAGAFAFVLSALKIPSVTGSCSHPTGTGLGAVLFGPLTMTVLGSLVLLFQALLLAHGGLTTLGANAFSMAIAGPFAAYWIYNLIMGASGKQKTAIFLAAALANLLTYVITSIQLALAFPAPVGGFIASFTKFAAIFAVTQIPLAISEGLLTVLVWNWLQSYNPQELELLQLIKGRNHSNESI, encoded by the coding sequence ATGGCTGTTGTTAGTTTTTACTTAGTAGTTGGTTTCCCCAAACCCGCCTATGCTATGCACATTATGGAAGGTTTTTTACCGATAGAATGGGCAATTTTTTGGTGGGTTGTAGCGTTACCATTTTTTGTTTTAGGATTGCTACGTCTGAATCGTATTACCAAAGCTAACCCAGAGTTGAAACTGTTGTTGGGATTAGCCGGTGCTTTTGCTTTTGTGCTGTCAGCGTTAAAAATTCCTTCCGTGACTGGTAGTTGTTCTCATCCCACCGGCACAGGTTTAGGTGCGGTACTGTTTGGACCGCTGACAATGACAGTTTTAGGTAGCTTGGTATTGTTATTTCAGGCTTTATTATTGGCACATGGTGGTTTGACGACTTTGGGAGCAAATGCTTTTTCAATGGCGATCGCCGGACCCTTTGCAGCTTATTGGATTTATAATCTCATCATGGGTGCAAGTGGTAAACAAAAAACTGCCATATTCTTAGCCGCAGCTTTAGCAAATTTACTCACCTACGTTATCACTTCTATCCAACTCGCCTTGGCTTTTCCTGCACCGGTGGGTGGATTTATCGCTTCATTTACAAAATTCGCGGCAATTTTTGCTGTTACTCAAATACCCTTAGCAATCAGTGAAGGATTATTAACTGTATTAGTATGGAACTGGCTACAATCTTATAATCCTCAAGAATTGGAACTGTTGCAATTAATCAAGGGAAGAAATCACAGCAATGAATCAATCTAG
- a CDS encoding energy-coupling factor ABC transporter substrate-binding protein: protein MNQSSKSLNNWFLILAVLGLAIAPLIFVRGAEFGGADGEAETVINEIQPEYKPWFTSIMTPASKEVESLLFASQAAVGAGVVGYAIGLYKGRSQQPKE, encoded by the coding sequence ATGAATCAATCTAGTAAAAGCTTGAATAACTGGTTTTTAATCTTAGCAGTGTTAGGTTTAGCAATCGCACCTTTAATATTTGTCCGTGGTGCAGAATTTGGTGGTGCAGACGGCGAAGCAGAAACAGTTATTAATGAAATACAACCTGAATATAAACCCTGGTTTACATCAATTATGACACCAGCTAGTAAAGAAGTAGAAAGTCTATTATTTGCTTCTCAAGCTGCTGTCGGTGCGGGAGTAGTTGGTTACGCAATTGGTTTATATAAAGGACGTTCCCAACAACCTAAAGAATGA
- the cbiQ gene encoding cobalt ECF transporter T component CbiQ, translating into MSLKLDTLAYTNQLRGLPPEHKIIFALTTLTISLFTHPLVQICTALWIGIWILIYARIPAGIYLRLLLFTLIFCLTSLPALMINGVSIANLQTAQLDSLYGFNFGNFYIYISYSGSIQAWEILTRALASVSCLYFLMFTVPFTEILQTLRDWKFPVLLTDLLLLMYRFIFILLKTADELWTAQNSRGGYRNWHTSMKSLALLIGKLLQRTLQQYSQFSLGLKARGFAGELRVWHPRRYRPSPRYIIEATCGCVLLIGLEICQNAGIFTRI; encoded by the coding sequence ATGAGTTTAAAATTAGATACTTTAGCTTATACAAATCAACTGCGAGGATTACCGCCGGAACATAAAATAATTTTTGCCTTGACAACCTTGACTATTTCCCTATTTACCCATCCCTTAGTGCAAATTTGTACAGCACTTTGGATAGGAATTTGGATCTTAATTTACGCCAGAATTCCGGCTGGTATTTATTTGCGGTTATTACTATTCACCCTAATTTTCTGTTTAACAAGTTTACCAGCACTGATGATAAATGGAGTATCAATTGCTAATTTGCAAACTGCACAATTAGACTCATTGTATGGGTTTAATTTTGGCAACTTCTATATTTACATCAGTTATAGTGGCAGCATTCAAGCATGGGAAATTTTAACTAGAGCCTTAGCTTCTGTTTCCTGCTTATATTTTCTCATGTTTACCGTTCCTTTCACAGAGATATTACAAACCCTGCGAGATTGGAAATTTCCAGTGCTGTTAACCGATTTATTATTACTAATGTATCGGTTTATCTTCATTTTGCTAAAAACAGCAGATGAATTATGGACAGCACAAAATTCTCGTGGTGGCTACCGTAATTGGCATACTAGCATGAAAAGTTTAGCCTTATTAATTGGAAAATTATTACAGCGAACTCTACAACAATATAGTCAATTTTCTTTAGGATTAAAAGCGCGAGGTTTTGCCGGTGAACTTCGAGTTTGGCATCCCCGCCGTTATCGTCCATCTCCACGTTATATAATTGAAGCAACTTGTGGCTGTGTATTATTAATAGGATTAGAAATTTGCCAAAATGCAGGAATATTTACTCGAATTTGA
- a CDS encoding ABC transporter ATP-binding protein has translation MQEYLLEFEQVYYTYPGSQQSTLNGLSIKIPAGKKCALIGQNGCGKTTLFLLANGLYKPNSGIVSWCGKPLIYNRQDLSKIRQKVGLVFQDPEQQIVASTVEEDISYGLCNLGLPTAEIKYRVEQVLIEFGLTKLADKPVHHLSLGQKKRVSIADVMVLKPQLLILDEPTAYLDVKHTRNLMKTLKQIHQDGNTLLMATHDLDLVYRWADWVFVMDKGQLMLEGTPEDVFCQQTLLEELELGVPLIYEMLFDGLSPEEEIIIERVRQRILKDS, from the coding sequence ATGCAGGAATATTTACTCGAATTTGAGCAAGTATATTACACCTATCCAGGTTCACAACAATCTACTTTAAATGGTTTAAGTATCAAGATTCCTGCCGGGAAAAAATGTGCATTAATTGGTCAAAATGGTTGTGGTAAAACCACACTTTTTTTATTAGCAAATGGTTTATATAAACCTAATTCTGGCATTGTTAGTTGGTGTGGTAAACCATTAATTTATAATCGTCAAGACCTCAGTAAAATCCGTCAAAAAGTCGGTTTAGTATTTCAAGATCCAGAACAACAAATAGTAGCTTCTACCGTTGAAGAAGATATTTCCTATGGTTTATGTAATTTAGGTTTACCAACAGCAGAAATTAAATACCGAGTAGAACAAGTATTAATTGAATTTGGACTTACCAAGTTAGCAGACAAACCTGTACATCATCTTAGTTTAGGACAGAAAAAGCGAGTTTCTATAGCTGATGTTATGGTACTAAAACCGCAGCTTTTAATATTAGATGAACCAACCGCATATTTAGATGTAAAACACACTAGAAACTTGATGAAAACACTCAAACAAATTCATCAAGACGGCAATACTTTATTAATGGCTACCCATGATTTAGATTTAGTCTATCGTTGGGCAGATTGGGTTTTTGTCATGGATAAAGGACAATTGATGCTAGAGGGAACACCAGAAGATGTATTTTGCCAGCAGACACTTTTAGAAGAGTTAGAATTAGGTGTACCATTAATATATGAAATGTTATTTGATGGACTATCTCCTGAAGAGGAGATAATTATAGAGAGAGTCAGGCAACGGATATTAAAAGATAGCTAA
- a CDS encoding cytochrome ubiquinol oxidase subunit I codes for MDILSNTVALSRIQFAFTAIFHMIWPVLTTGMSIYLIVVEGLWLKTKNPTYYHHARFWSKLYLLNFGIGVASGLPMGFQFGTNWAPLSESVGDFLGSILGFEGSMAFMLEASFLGIMMFGWERVNPVIHYLATICVAFGANLSTFWILVANSWFQTPSGGEMVDGKFVVSDYFQAILNPFMVNSFLHMFLATLETSLFVIGAISAWYILNNRHQEFFSKSLKIILAIAIFIAPAQVLIGHASGDQVYKYQPTKLAAIEAQWETVPAGESAKWNIIAIPNEKAEKNDLEIAIPQGLGYILEFKSKLSEPVLGLKEWQPENRPPMVGLIFYSFRIMAGIGFFLVGLMLWTTLQWLRGKLKAENIHQQKWLLRTWVLSAPLGYLAIESGWIVRCVGRQPWTVYGQIRTTDAASHLPPGEVLFSLTVITVLYSVLFVSAMYFGSKIIRKGPDLNLPIPGSDISTVIATESVSHIPDSRPLET; via the coding sequence ATGGATATTTTATCAAATACCGTAGCATTATCAAGGATTCAATTTGCATTTACAGCAATTTTTCACATGATTTGGCCTGTTCTGACTACAGGAATGTCAATTTACTTAATAGTTGTCGAAGGACTGTGGTTAAAAACCAAAAATCCCACCTATTATCATCATGCCCGGTTTTGGTCAAAACTATATTTACTCAACTTTGGGATTGGGGTTGCATCAGGTTTACCAATGGGTTTTCAATTTGGTACAAACTGGGCCCCATTATCAGAATCTGTAGGGGATTTTTTAGGTAGTATTCTTGGTTTTGAAGGTTCTATGGCATTTATGCTAGAGGCTTCTTTTTTAGGAATTATGATGTTTGGTTGGGAGCGAGTTAACCCAGTCATTCACTACTTAGCAACTATTTGTGTAGCTTTTGGTGCGAACCTTTCCACATTTTGGATTTTAGTGGCCAATTCCTGGTTTCAGACTCCTAGCGGTGGAGAAATGGTAGATGGTAAATTCGTTGTTAGTGACTATTTCCAGGCAATTTTAAATCCCTTCATGGTGAATAGTTTCCTACATATGTTCTTGGCAACATTGGAAACTTCATTGTTTGTAATTGGTGCTATTAGTGCCTGGTATATTCTTAACAATCGCCATCAAGAGTTTTTTAGTAAATCATTGAAAATAATTTTAGCAATCGCCATTTTTATTGCCCCTGCACAAGTATTAATTGGTCATGCGAGTGGCGACCAAGTTTATAAATATCAACCCACAAAATTAGCAGCAATAGAAGCGCAATGGGAAACAGTCCCCGCAGGAGAATCAGCCAAATGGAATATCATCGCTATTCCCAATGAAAAAGCCGAAAAAAATGATTTAGAAATCGCTATTCCCCAGGGTTTAGGATACATTTTAGAATTCAAATCTAAGCTATCTGAACCAGTTTTAGGACTCAAAGAATGGCAACCAGAAAACCGCCCTCCAATGGTAGGTTTAATATTCTATTCTTTCCGCATTATGGCAGGGATTGGGTTTTTCCTAGTTGGTTTAATGCTTTGGACTACATTGCAATGGTTGAGAGGTAAACTCAAAGCTGAAAATATTCATCAACAAAAATGGTTATTAAGAACTTGGGTTTTGTCAGCACCTTTAGGTTATTTAGCCATAGAATCAGGTTGGATTGTTCGCTGTGTAGGTAGACAACCTTGGACAGTTTACGGACAAATTCGCACCACAGATGCAGCTTCCCATTTACCACCAGGTGAAGTGTTATTTTCCCTCACAGTCATCACCGTACTTTACAGTGTTTTGTTTGTCTCTGCCATGTATTTTGGTAGCAAAATTATTCGCAAAGGGCCAGATTTAAATTTACCAATTCCAGGCAGTGATATCAGCACAGTAATTGCTACTGAATCTGTCAGTCATATTCCCGATAGTCGTCCGTTAGAAACATAA
- the cydB gene encoding cytochrome d ubiquinol oxidase subunit II: MDALLHFLPQVWFVILGLFLFLYVLLDGFDLGVGILSLTSSDEQRRSLLMTSLGNVWDANETWLVLMAGALFGAFPLAYGTILNALYLPLMVMVVGLILRAVAFEFREHSDNKKFWNFAFGIGSFIASLFQGFALGGVLAGIKVDPAGHFIGGMWDWLSWQSLLTALTLVQGYVLIGSTYLILKTGGKLQETHFKTAKLAAWTTLIGAILITITTPIVYENARARLFHQPEVYIFALIPILGMLLIWLLLQSLNRKQEVAAFVYTALVFLLTFLGLGFIAFPYIIPPTITIYQAASSPSAMVFMITFIGVLIPIMLFYNIYNYFVFRGKVITMEEGE; this comes from the coding sequence ATGGATGCTTTATTACACTTTTTACCACAAGTTTGGTTTGTAATTCTCGGTTTATTTCTCTTTCTGTATGTCCTTTTAGATGGGTTTGATTTAGGGGTTGGTATCCTTTCCCTAACATCCTCCGATGAACAACGCCGCAGCTTATTAATGACCAGTTTAGGTAACGTTTGGGATGCTAATGAAACTTGGTTAGTATTAATGGCAGGAGCATTATTTGGTGCTTTTCCCCTTGCCTATGGCACAATTTTAAACGCCCTTTATTTACCATTAATGGTGATGGTTGTAGGGTTAATTCTCAGGGCTGTAGCCTTTGAATTTCGGGAACATTCTGATAACAAAAAGTTCTGGAATTTCGCCTTTGGAATTGGTAGTTTTATCGCTTCTTTATTTCAAGGATTTGCTTTAGGTGGTGTATTAGCAGGAATTAAAGTTGATCCAGCCGGACATTTTATTGGTGGGATGTGGGACTGGTTAAGTTGGCAATCATTATTAACAGCATTAACGCTGGTACAAGGTTATGTATTGATTGGTTCAACCTACCTAATTTTGAAAACCGGAGGTAAATTACAAGAAACTCATTTTAAAACTGCTAAATTAGCAGCTTGGACTACTTTAATTGGTGCGATTCTAATTACAATTACTACACCAATTGTTTATGAAAATGCCAGAGCTAGATTATTTCATCAACCAGAGGTTTATATTTTTGCACTAATTCCCATTTTGGGTATGTTGTTGATTTGGTTGTTGTTACAAAGCCTGAATCGTAAACAGGAAGTGGCTGCATTTGTTTATACAGCCTTGGTATTTCTACTCACGTTTCTTGGCTTAGGATTTATTGCCTTCCCTTACATTATTCCCCCCACCATCACCATTTATCAAGCGGCATCTTCCCCTAGTGCAATGGTATTCATGATTACCTTTATTGGGGTTTTAATTCCGATTATGTTGTTTTACAACATCTACAATTACTTTGTGTTTAGGGGTAAGGTGATAACAATGGAAGAGGGAGAATAA